Sequence from the Hydrogenobacter hydrogenophilus genome:
CTTTTAAAACCCATAGCGGACACCTTCAGGGAACAGTTCTACACAGAAAGACTCTACCACAAAGTGCTTGCCAAAGGCTATCTGATGGTGTCTAAAGGGTTGTATTATGCGGGGGATAGGCTTACCCTAGATGGTTTTATAAACCTTCTGAGCTTTTTATACCTCAAAGTGGTAAGGTTTTTGTGGATGAAGTTGGATATAATGGTGGTAGACCTATTTATAAACGGTGTAGCAAAGTTTTCTTTCAAAACAGGAAAACACATAAGAAATGTGCAAACAGGCCTCCTGAACAACTATGTTCTGTTTTTGCTCATTGGTATAATCTTCATACTTGGTGTGATAACTTACTCCCTGAGGTGAGGTCATGGAAAAGCTTGGAGCGCAGTTTCCGCTCATATCAGTAAGTATGATCATACCCATTTTGGGAAGCCTTCTTGTACTTGTACTTCCTGAGAGGTTCACCAAAGGGATAAGTCTTCTGTCAACAGGAATAAGCTTCCTTATAGCATTATGTTCTCTGATGTTTTTTGATTTTTCAAAAGGTGAGGTAGTTCAGTTTTACGAACACTATCCCATCATTCCTGAGTTGGGAATAAATCTGTCTTTGGGGCTTGATGGACTTTCCATGCTTATGTACCTTCTTACTACGCTCGTTTCTTTTGTTGCTGTTCTTTGGTCTGTACGGGATAGGCAGATAGACCACAGAATAAAAGAGTACTTTTTGTGGTTTTTGCTTGCTGAAAGCTTTCTTATAGGTGTATTTTCAAGCTGGGACCTTATAGTTTTTTATGTCTTTTACGAGCTTACCTTAGTACCTATGCTTTTTGTGATAGGCATATGGGGCTATAAGCTCAGGTTATATTCCGCTTACAAGTTCTTTATATACATATTTGTCTCCTCGTTGTTTTTACTTTTGGGAATAGTTAGCCTTGCGGTACAACATTACAAGCTTTTTGGACGCTTTTCCTTTAGTTATTTTGACCTTATGAACAACGATTACTCCCTTTGGCTGGGTGTATTTCTGTTTATGCTCTTCTTTATAGCCTTTGCGGTGAAAACGCCCATAGTACCCTTCCACACTTGGCTTCCTGATGCTCACGGGGAAGCTCCCACTGCTGGTTCAGTAGTGCTTGCTGCAATACTCTTAAAGATGGGAACTTATGCTCTTTTTAGGTTTAACATAGGGCTATTTCCAAAAGTGGTGGTTTTCCTAATGCCACTACTCGTTCTGTGGGGCATATTCTCCATAGTGATGGCTTCTTGGTTTACTATAAGCCAGAACAATCTCAAAAGGTTTGTAGCTTACTCTTCTGTAAGCCATATGGGTTTTGTAGTAACAAGTATGTTTCTACTGAATCTGGATGGGTTTAGGGCAAGCATAATGGAAATGTTTGCACACGGACTTACATCTGCTTCTCTCTTTATGATAGCGGGGTTTATATATAACAGGCTTCACAGCTTTAACATGGATGCGCTCAAGGGAAGTGCCAAGTTCATGCCTGCTTTTGCTATAATTACTGTCATAACTGCTTACTCCTCTATGGGTCTTCCGGGTGGTTCTTCCTTTTGGGGTAAATTTCTCACTGTGCTTTCCGCAAGAGAGTATACAACACAGTTGGCTCTTTTGGTCATTGCAGGCGCTTTCTTCAGTGCAGTTTATGTGCTCTACTTCATGAAGGTCCTCTTTTTGGATACCAAAGAAGAAAGCAGGTTGATACATTTTACGGATATAAGGGGTTTTAAGCTATCTGCCTTTTTACTTCTTCTTATTCCCATGTTTATGGTAGGGTTATTACCCTCTCTGTTTTTCAACATCTTTGATATGTCTGCAAAGAAACTCTTGCTTTCTGTAATGCACAAATTGATAGGAGGATAGGGTAGGAATGGAACTTAAGGGCTTGATAGGTAGTATAGAGTTTCCGAAGATGGCACTGATAATACCTGAACTTACAGTGCTCATAACGGGCTTTTTGCTCTTTACTCTTGATCTTATCTTCAAAAGAGCTAATTACAAGCTTTACACATGGATAAGTGTAGTGGGTTATTTTATGGCACTGCTTTACATAGCCTTTAATCCTTCCTTATCGGGAAGCACCTTTTATGGCCTGTATGTACGGGACTACTTTTCTTCCTTCTTGCATTTTTTTATGATACTTCTGACCATATTTGTTCTTGCTTTCACTTACCGCTACTATAGACAGAAACTTTCACTCTACAGGGAGTTTTATTACATACTCTCCTTTGCCTTAGTGAGTGCCATGTTCTTAGCATCTTCCTATAACTTGATCACTCTCTATGTAGCCTTAGAAGGTGTTTCCATTTCCTTTTACATACTTACCGCTCTTTTGAGGGGTGATTTCAACTCAAAGGAAGGATCTTTTAAGTATCTCATACTGGGTGGTTTAAGTATAGCTTTGGCTTCTTATGGTGCAGCTTTTATGTACATCTACGCGGGATCCCTTGACCTTCAAAAGATACTCACCTATTCTGGACAAAACAAGGACCTTTTGATACTTGGACTGGTCTTTTTCCTTATAGGATTTGCTATAAAAATAGGTGCGGTTCCTTTCCACTTTTGGCTTCCTGATGCCTATCAGGGTGCACCAACACCCATAACAGCCTATATGGCATCTGTGGGAAAGCTCGCCTTCTTCGCACCCGTTGTGAGGATAATGCCCCTAATTCAAGAACACTTCGCTTATGCTTGGGTGATAACTGTAGGAATTATATCCGCTATGACTATGCTTTACGGAAATTTAGTCGCCCTTGTACAAAAAGATGTGAAAAGGCTTCTTGCTTACTCCTCCATAGCTCATTCGGGATACATACTGGCAGGCATAGCTGTTGCAAAGGCTATAGGACTAAAAGCTGTTCTTTACTTTCTGATCGCCTATGCTCTCATGGGTGCTGGTTCTTTTCTACTGCTGGCACTCTTAGAAAGACATCCCCAGTGGCAAAACAAGATGGAAGAGTTCTCAGGACTGCGCTTTAGCATGCCTTGGATAGCAATATCTTTTATGATATTCATGTTCTCCCTTTTGGGGGTGCCCCCTTCGGTGGGTTTTGTGGGAAAGGCTCTTGTATTTACCGCTTTGTCCTTTGACAGACTTTGGTGGTTAGCATTTATCATGATACTCGCAACGGGTATATCCACAGGCTACTATGTAAGGCTGGTAGTTCTCACCTTTATGAAGGAGAGCAGTAGGTCCATCAAAGTGGAGAGTTCCCTTGCGGAAAAGGTGGTTATATTTGTGCTGACGCTTTCTGTTGTCATTTTGGGTGCTGTGCCTATAATAATATGGAGCTTTGCCAGTCAGTCTGCGGACATACTTTTCAAGAGGTAGTGGCATGGATTACATGGGGCTTTTGATATTTTTAGGTGTAATGGTGGTGCTTTCTCTGCTTCTCATATCCTTGAACTCTCTGCTTGGTCCCAAAACTCCGGAAAGTATGGAAGATTACCCTTACGAGTGTGGAGTTCCCCTTTACGACATGAGCGCTCAGTCTACCTTCCATCAAGGTTATTACCTTCTTGGACTTTTGCTACTGCTCTTTGACATAGAAGCTGCCTTTCTCTTCCCTTGGACAGTGGTTTACAAACATCTTGGCATCTTTGGATTTGTTGAGATGTTCCTGTTTATACTGATACTCACCTACGGGCTTTTGTATGCTTGGAGAAAAGGTGCCTTAGATTGGCAGTTTGAAGAAGAGGTCTTTGAGAGGTGAAAGCATGCCTTGGGCTAAGGAAGAGGACTTTATAGAGCTAAAAAGGAAGTTTCCGGACCTGCAGATAGAAGTAAAACCCACTATAACTAACCTTCACATAAGTAAAGATAAACTAATAGAACTGCTAAAAGACCTGAAAGACCTTGGTTTTAAGCTTTTTGTGGACCACTCTGTGATAGACTTTCCAGATAAAAAACCCAGGTTTCAGGCTTTCTACATACTCTACAATGTAGAAGAGAAAAAGAGAGTGGTAGTAAAGACTTGGACAGATGATACTCTTCCCAGCATAGAAAAACTTTGGTTTGCGGGCAAGTGGGCGGAAAGAGAATGCTACGATATGTTCGGAATACACTACGAAGGGCACGAAAACTTGGTAAGAGCCTTCATGTGGGAGACCTACCAGTACCACCCACTGCGCAAGGACTTTCCCTTAGAAGGTTATGCCAATGTAGACCTTCCTTCCCTTAACGAGGTACTCTATGGGGATAACCTTACTGGCACTATGAACTACAGTAGGATGCACACTGCTGTACCTACCCTTGAAGATCTTGAAATAACAGAAAAGAAAAGACTAAAGAAGAAAGCTCAGATAGTGCTAAACTGGGGACCTTTGCATCCGGGTACTCACGGCACCATGTGGTTTCTCTTTGATTTGGAAGGGGAAAGGGTGGTTCAGTGCGATGTGATCCTTGGACAACTCCACAGGGGTGTGGAAAAACTCGCAGAAAACCAGATGTATAACCAGTTTCTCGTCTATACAGACCGAATGGATTACATATCCGCTCTTTGTTCTAATCAGGCTTGGGTAGTGGCTGTGGAAAGGCTCTTGGGTATAGAGGATCTTGTGCCAGAAAAAGCCAAGTACATAAGAACTATGATGTCCGAACTTCAAAGGATAAACTCTCACCTTCTTTGGCTTGGCACTTATGCTTTGGACCTTGGGGCTTTGACCATATTCCTTTATGCCTTCAAAGAAAGGGAAAAGCTCATGGACATCATAGAAGGTATTACAGGTGCAAGGCTCACCATAAGCTACCCACGGGTGGGGGGTGTCAGGATGGATCTGCCAGAAGGTGCTTTAGAGGTAATTAAAGCCTTCATAAAGAGATTTCCTAAAGAACTCAAAGATTGGGAGAACATACTCACCAGAAACAGAATATGGCTAAGGAGAAATGTGGATGTAGGAATAATTAGTAAAGAGGATGTGTACTTCTACGGTCTTACCGGTCCTGTGGCAAGAGGCTCGGGTGTAGCGTATGACATAAGGAAGCTTGAGCCCTACGATGCGTATCCTTATGTAGACTTTGATGTGCCTGTAGGTGAAAAGGGAGATGTGTACGACAGATATTTGGTGCGCCTTGAGGAGATGAGACAAAGTGTAAGGATTATAGAGCAGTGTGTTGCTGTCTTAGAAAAGATGCCTCCCTCTGCACCCTTCTTTGCGGAATCTCCAGACCCTAAAAAGATAAAACTTTCCATTGACGGAATAGGACTAAAGGTGCCAGAAGGTGAAACCTACTCTTCGGGAGAAAACCCAAGGGGTGAGCTTGGATTCTTTATATACTCAACAGGTGGGGTAAAGCCATATAGAGTCAAGATAAAACCCGGAAGCATGTATAACCTTTGCATTTACCCAAAGCTTATGCAAGACAGAGTTATAGCGGACGCTGTTGCCATACTGGCAAGCTTAGACCCTGTTGTAGGAGAGATAGACAGGTAAGGAGGAGGATATGGAAGGACTCTTGTCCGCCCTGATAATCATCGGTATAAAGATACTGGTGATCCTTGCTATAGTGTTGGGTGTGGGTGCTTATCTTACTTTGGTAGAAAGGAAGGTAGCTGCACACATTCAAAGAAGACCAGGACCTATGGTGGTAGGCTGGCACGGTCTTTTACAACCCTTAGCGGACGGCATCAAACTTTTGACCAAGGAAGACCTTTTCCCAAGGTACGGAAACAAGTTCCTTTACAACTTGGCTATAGTTATGGCTCTTGTTCCAGCATCTTTGGTTTTTGCGGTGGTGCCTTTTGGTCCCGAGTTTGAAGTATTTGGCATAAAGGTAAAACCCATATTAACGGATGTAAATGTGGGTCTTTTGCTCTTTTTTGCTCTTGGTTCTTTGGCTGTATATGCTATAGCCTTAGCAGGATGGGCGTCTAATTCCAAGTATGCCCTCATAGGCTCTATGAGAAAGGCAGGTATAGTGATCTCCTACGAGGTTGTGATCACTTTTGCCCTCATGGGACCCATAATATTGGCTCAGACCCTTTCCACTTACGGCATAGTTCAACAACAGATAGAACAGAAGCTTTGGTATCTGTGGCTACAACCTATAGCCTTTGTGGTTTATATGTTTGCCATGCTTGCAGAGACGGGCAGAGTTCCCTTTGACATACAAGAAGCGGAGGCAGAACTGGTCACTGGCTTTACCGTGGAGTACGGTGGTATGAAGTTTGGACTTTTCCCCCTTGTAGAGTGGTATGTGGAAACGCTGTCTCTATCAGCTATAGCTGTAGTGGTTTTTTTAGGTGGATGGTCTCCTATAAACATACCCTTTGTGGGCTTTATAGACCCTCTCTTTTTCTTGGGTCCTTTGTCTCCCTTTGTGTGGTTTGTGCTCAAAGTATCCTTACTCTTTCTGTTCGTCCTTTGGCTTCACTGGACACTTCCAAGATACAGAATAGACCAGATCACATCAACCGCTTGGAAAGTTATGCTACCTCTAACGCTTGTAAATTTGGTCTTTACCGCTATTATTGCTCCTATGGTGTGGCGCTAAGATGAAAGTAGTTATAGTGGGCAACGGTCCAGCATCTGCAAGCGCTGTAGAAGCCTTCAGGCAGGTGGATAAAGATTCTGACATTATAGTCCTGTCTGATGAGGAGTATCCTACATACGCTCCTAACTGTATGGAAAACGTGATAAGAGGAGATATATCCCAAGATGCACTCTTCTACAAAGGTGGGTATGCCTTCTATGAGAAGTACAAAGTGGACTTTAGACCCAAGAAAGAAGTGATAAGCATAGACAACAAAAGAAAGGTGGTGATAGTAAAGGGTGGAGAAGAGATACCTTACGATAAGTGCCTTTTGGCAGCTGGGGCTAGTAGCTTTGTGCCACCTATACCGGGAAAGGAGCTGGGGGGAGTAACTACAGCCAAAAACTTAGATGATGCAAAAAGAATAAGGGAATGGATACTCTCTGGAAAGGTAAAAAGGGCGGTCATAGTAGGAGCCGGACCCATTGGAGTGGAGGATGCAGAAACCTTAAAGCATATGGGAATTGAGGTGCATGTGGTGGAGTTCTTTGACAGGGTACTTCCTCGTATGTTAGATAAGTCTATGGCGGACAGATACATGAAGGCTCTGCAAGATGAGGGTATAAACTTTTACCTTAACCATCAGGTGGTAGCTATTCACGGAGAGGATGGTTGGGTGGAAGCGGTAGAGATAAAGCACTTGGGTTCTGACGAAAGCAAGTTTATAGAAACGGACATGGTGATACTTTCCACTGGTGTGAGACCAAGGACACACATTATTCAGGATACGGACATAAAGCTACACATAGATGAGAACAAAAACAGGGTGGTGGGCGGTGTGCTGGCCAACGAGTATCAGCAAACATCAGACCCTGATGTGTACGCTGCTGGAGACATATGCTCTGGAAGGGATGCTTGGGGAAATTACAGGTGGATAGCTCTGTTTCCTACCGCACAGCAAGGGGGAGCAATAGCGGGATACAACATGGCTGGGCTAAGAGTAGAAAACCCAGGGCTTGTGGATTACAACGCAGTCAAGACAAGGGGAGCTGTGGCAGGCAGTGGAGGAACTTTTGAGGATGCGGAAGAAGCCTTTACCGCAGAATACGAGAACTACCTTATAAAGGTCTTTCTCAAGGAAGGAAAGGTTTGTGGATACCAGTTTGTGGGCATACCTAAGGGAGGGGCACTTAACTTGAGGAACGCCTTCCTGCAAGGAAACCAAGAGTTTATAAAGAGGGTTTTAAAGGACAGAGGTTTGGGGCTGGAGGCTTCTGGAGTTCTCTTTCATCACTTTATGAGGTTTAAAGACAGGCGTATCTCACCAGAGATTGTGAAAGCGATAAAGATGGGTATGTTAAGGAGTCTTGCCAATCCCAAATACGAAGTGCCCCTTTTCTATGTTTAAAGTGTTCTTTGGCGGTAGCTTTGACCCAGTACACATAGGACATCTCATCGTAGCAAGAGATGTTCTTGAACAGCTACAAGCAGAAAGCATAGTGTTTCTACCAGCTTTTCAATCACCACTCAAAGAGCCTCATGTAGCAACACCACAGGAAAGGCTTGAGATGCTTTCTTTGGCAGTAGAGCAAGAAAAGGGCTTTGAGGTTAGCAGTTTAGAAATAGAAAGACGAGGTGTGTCTTACACAGTTGATACAGCTCAGGAGCTTTTCCACACCTTGGGTGAAAGACCCACTTTTTTAGTAGGAGCGGACAGTGTAATGACTTTGCACCTGTGGAAAGACCCCCAAAGGCTTACAAAGATGGCAAAGTTTGTGATAGCAGATAGGTACGCAAAGGCAAAGGAGGTAAGAAGTTATATGAGCTCTACCTTTCCCAACCTGAAAGAAGGTGAGGACTACATAATCCTTAGCACCAGAAACATAGATATATCATCTACAGAGATAAGAAACAGGATAAGGGAAGGCAGGAGCATAAAGTGGCTTGTGCCAGAAAAAGTAGAAAACTACATACTCCAGAAGAGTATCTACATCAGAGAGAGATGACTGGCTTGAACTCCGCAGGCTTTACGCTGTAGCACTCTCTAAAGACTGCGTAGGGACATCTTTTTGCACAGTATTCGTGATCCAGCCTGTTGAAGAGTTCCACTATGGACTGACCTTTTGAATCAAAAATGAGGTCTATATCTATGTGCTTGTCAAACTCGGCTCTTTCAAGTATAGGATATACATCGCAGGCTATGTTCGCCATGGCAGG
This genomic interval carries:
- a CDS encoding NADH-quinone oxidoreductase subunit A translates to MDYMGLLIFLGVMVVLSLLLISLNSLLGPKTPESMEDYPYECGVPLYDMSAQSTFHQGYYLLGLLLLLFDIEAAFLFPWTVVYKHLGIFGFVEMFLFILILTYGLLYAWRKGALDWQFEEEVFER
- the nadD gene encoding nicotinate (nicotinamide) nucleotide adenylyltransferase produces the protein MFKVFFGGSFDPVHIGHLIVARDVLEQLQAESIVFLPAFQSPLKEPHVATPQERLEMLSLAVEQEKGFEVSSLEIERRGVSYTVDTAQELFHTLGERPTFLVGADSVMTLHLWKDPQRLTKMAKFVIADRYAKAKEVRSYMSSTFPNLKEGEDYIILSTRNIDISSTEIRNRIREGRSIKWLVPEKVENYILQKSIYIRER
- a CDS encoding NADH-quinone oxidoreductase subunit D — protein: MPWAKEEDFIELKRKFPDLQIEVKPTITNLHISKDKLIELLKDLKDLGFKLFVDHSVIDFPDKKPRFQAFYILYNVEEKKRVVVKTWTDDTLPSIEKLWFAGKWAERECYDMFGIHYEGHENLVRAFMWETYQYHPLRKDFPLEGYANVDLPSLNEVLYGDNLTGTMNYSRMHTAVPTLEDLEITEKKRLKKKAQIVLNWGPLHPGTHGTMWFLFDLEGERVVQCDVILGQLHRGVEKLAENQMYNQFLVYTDRMDYISALCSNQAWVVAVERLLGIEDLVPEKAKYIRTMMSELQRINSHLLWLGTYALDLGALTIFLYAFKEREKLMDIIEGITGARLTISYPRVGGVRMDLPEGALEVIKAFIKRFPKELKDWENILTRNRIWLRRNVDVGIISKEDVYFYGLTGPVARGSGVAYDIRKLEPYDAYPYVDFDVPVGEKGDVYDRYLVRLEEMRQSVRIIEQCVAVLEKMPPSAPFFAESPDPKKIKLSIDGIGLKVPEGETYSSGENPRGELGFFIYSTGGVKPYRVKIKPGSMYNLCIYPKLMQDRVIADAVAILASLDPVVGEIDR
- the nuoH gene encoding NADH-quinone oxidoreductase subunit NuoH; translated protein: MEGLLSALIIIGIKILVILAIVLGVGAYLTLVERKVAAHIQRRPGPMVVGWHGLLQPLADGIKLLTKEDLFPRYGNKFLYNLAIVMALVPASLVFAVVPFGPEFEVFGIKVKPILTDVNVGLLLFFALGSLAVYAIALAGWASNSKYALIGSMRKAGIVISYEVVITFALMGPIILAQTLSTYGIVQQQIEQKLWYLWLQPIAFVVYMFAMLAETGRVPFDIQEAEAELVTGFTVEYGGMKFGLFPLVEWYVETLSLSAIAVVVFLGGWSPINIPFVGFIDPLFFLGPLSPFVWFVLKVSLLFLFVLWLHWTLPRYRIDQITSTAWKVMLPLTLVNLVFTAIIAPMVWR
- a CDS encoding NADH-quinone oxidoreductase subunit N; the protein is MELKGLIGSIEFPKMALIIPELTVLITGFLLFTLDLIFKRANYKLYTWISVVGYFMALLYIAFNPSLSGSTFYGLYVRDYFSSFLHFFMILLTIFVLAFTYRYYRQKLSLYREFYYILSFALVSAMFLASSYNLITLYVALEGVSISFYILTALLRGDFNSKEGSFKYLILGGLSIALASYGAAFMYIYAGSLDLQKILTYSGQNKDLLILGLVFFLIGFAIKIGAVPFHFWLPDAYQGAPTPITAYMASVGKLAFFAPVVRIMPLIQEHFAYAWVITVGIISAMTMLYGNLVALVQKDVKRLLAYSSIAHSGYILAGIAVAKAIGLKAVLYFLIAYALMGAGSFLLLALLERHPQWQNKMEEFSGLRFSMPWIAISFMIFMFSLLGVPPSVGFVGKALVFTALSFDRLWWLAFIMILATGISTGYYVRLVVLTFMKESSRSIKVESSLAEKVVIFVLTLSVVILGAVPIIIWSFASQSADILFKR
- a CDS encoding complex I subunit 4 family protein, translating into MEKLGAQFPLISVSMIIPILGSLLVLVLPERFTKGISLLSTGISFLIALCSLMFFDFSKGEVVQFYEHYPIIPELGINLSLGLDGLSMLMYLLTTLVSFVAVLWSVRDRQIDHRIKEYFLWFLLAESFLIGVFSSWDLIVFYVFYELTLVPMLFVIGIWGYKLRLYSAYKFFIYIFVSSLFLLLGIVSLAVQHYKLFGRFSFSYFDLMNNDYSLWLGVFLFMLFFIAFAVKTPIVPFHTWLPDAHGEAPTAGSVVLAAILLKMGTYALFRFNIGLFPKVVVFLMPLLVLWGIFSIVMASWFTISQNNLKRFVAYSSVSHMGFVVTSMFLLNLDGFRASIMEMFAHGLTSASLFMIAGFIYNRLHSFNMDALKGSAKFMPAFAIITVITAYSSMGLPGGSSFWGKFLTVLSAREYTTQLALLVIAGAFFSAVYVLYFMKVLFLDTKEESRLIHFTDIRGFKLSAFLLLLIPMFMVGLLPSLFFNIFDMSAKKLLLSVMHKLIGG
- a CDS encoding NAD(P)/FAD-dependent oxidoreductase translates to MKVVIVGNGPASASAVEAFRQVDKDSDIIVLSDEEYPTYAPNCMENVIRGDISQDALFYKGGYAFYEKYKVDFRPKKEVISIDNKRKVVIVKGGEEIPYDKCLLAAGASSFVPPIPGKELGGVTTAKNLDDAKRIREWILSGKVKRAVIVGAGPIGVEDAETLKHMGIEVHVVEFFDRVLPRMLDKSMADRYMKALQDEGINFYLNHQVVAIHGEDGWVEAVEIKHLGSDESKFIETDMVILSTGVRPRTHIIQDTDIKLHIDENKNRVVGGVLANEYQQTSDPDVYAAGDICSGRDAWGNYRWIALFPTAQQGGAIAGYNMAGLRVENPGLVDYNAVKTRGAVAGSGGTFEDAEEAFTAEYENYLIKVFLKEGKVCGYQFVGIPKGGALNLRNAFLQGNQEFIKRVLKDRGLGLEASGVLFHHFMRFKDRRISPEIVKAIKMGMLRSLANPKYEVPLFYV